The Myxococcales bacterium nucleotide sequence CCGACCGCGATCGTCACCGGCGACAAGGACGTGCTGACGCCGCCGGCCACCGCCGAGCGCCTGCACCGCACGATCCCCGGCGCCCGGCTGCGCGTGATCCCCGGCGGCACGCACTACACCCCGGTCGAGTACCCGGCGATCATCAAGGACGAGGTCCACCGGTTGCTTGCGCGCGTCCCCGGCTGGCAGCTGGGGCCCGCGACCGAGTAGACTGACGCCGATCCGATGCCAGCCTGTCCGAGCTGCGATGCCGAGGTCCTCGACATCGACGTCAAGTGCGCTGCGTGCGGCGCCAACCTGACGCCGACCGGGGCCCACCGCCTGGTGGGGACCACGGTGCTCGGCCAGTACCAGATCGTCGACGTGCTGGGGCAGGGCGGCATGAGCGTCGTCTACAAGGGCAAGCACGCGCTGACCGAGCAGGACGTGGCGCTCAAGGTGCTGCCGCCCGAGCTGGCCGCGTACAGCCAGGTCAAGTCGCGGTTCCTCGAGGAGGCCAAGGCCCTGGCCCAGCTCGACCACCCCAACATCGTCCACCTGTACAACTTCGGCCAGGAGAACGGCAGCTT carries:
- a CDS encoding protein kinase, whose translation is MPACPSCDAEVLDIDVKCAACGANLTPTGAHRLVGTTVLGQYQIVDVLGQGGMSVVYKGKHALTEQDVALKVLPPELAAYSQVKSRFLEEAKALAQLDHPNIVHLYNFGQENGS